In the genome of Entelurus aequoreus isolate RoL-2023_Sb linkage group LG08, RoL_Eaeq_v1.1, whole genome shotgun sequence, one region contains:
- the cog7 gene encoding conserved oligomeric Golgi complex subunit 7 → MDFSKFLDDDFDVKDWVNGAFKVVQKDAPGKADAHAATLVMKLQLFIQEVNNSIEETSNQALQNMPRVLREVEALKQEASFLKEQMVLVKEDIKKFEQDTVQSMQVLVQIDQVKSRMQLAAEALQEADKWTTLSTDIEETFKTQDLAAISSKLTSMQNSLAMLVDTPDYSEKCVHLEALKNRLEALASPQIVSAFNSMSVDQAKLFVKVFSEIDRMPQLLAYYYKCHKGQLVNMWQDLSQSELSLNQQLSEFYDTLFSTWHTQLQWCSQVFKNPYEVVTVLLIQTLGAMVPSIPVCLSTAMDRAAPEKCLDTLLELHHTTLTLGHNLEAAMMPHIGENNLLKVNELVCALYDPYKSYQLQYGELEETHLLIQISAVPLEHGDVIDCVEELNHSVGKLFGLASAAVDRCVKLTDGLGVVGLLKALKALFTKYVSDFSTTLRSIRKKCKLEDAPTSSVFREDWTAFQNSVRIIATCGELLRQCGAFEQQLSNKIMGTAGKYLSETYSPRSLAGIQEASAAERKGATKNPWQEYNYLHRGSMTDYNCLMEVLYSLKEKGAGNSNLLAEPRGTLTRLNQQAHQLAFDSVFLQIKHQLSPVAKTESQESPGLGESYAEDLPTFSLSPQEYITNIGQYLMSLPLHLEPFVAQEDPALELALHAGKLPFPPEQGDDLPELDNTADYWLGSIARATMQTYCDAILLIPQLNAHSTKQLATDIDYLSNVMDALGLQPSRSLQHIVTLLRTKPEDYKQTSKQLPRRLASTIGALRSIDF, encoded by the exons ATGGATTTCTCAAAGTTCCTGGACGACGATTTTGATGTGAAAGACTGGGTGAACGGAGCCTTCAAGGTGGTGCAGAAAGATGCACCGGGGAAGGCGGACGCACACGCCGCAACGCTAGTTATGAAGCTACAGTTATTCATCCAGGAAGTCAACAATTCCATTGAGG AGACGAGTAATCAGGCCCTGCAGAACATGCCCAGAGTGCTCCGAGAAGTGGAGGCTTTGAAGCAGGAGGCGTCTTTTCTTAAAGAGCAAATGGTTCTGGTCAAAGAGGACATTAAGAAGTTTGAACAGGACACAGTGCAGTCCATGCAG GTCCTGGTGCAGATTGATCAGGTGAAGAGTCGCATGCAGTTGGCAGCAGAAGCGTTGCAGGAAGCTGACAAATGGACCACACTAAGCACAGACATTGAAGAGACCTTCAAAACACAG GATCTTGCAGCCATCTCGTCCAAGCTGACAAGCATGCAGAACAGCTTGGCCATGCTGGTGGACACACCAGACTACTCAGAAAAGTGTGTCCACCTGGAGGCTCTAAAAAACAGACTAGAAGCCCTGGCCAGCCCGCAAATAGTCTCTGCATTTAATTCCATGTCTGTAG ACCAAGCCAAACTATTTGTTAAAGTTTTCTCAGAAATTGACAGAATGCCGCAACTCCTTGCCTACTACTACAAGTGTCATAAA GGGCAGCTGGTGAACATGTGGCAGGATCTCTCCCAGAGCGAGCTCAGCCTAAATCAGCAGCTATCCGAATTCTACGACACCTTGTTCTCCACGTGGCACACTCAGCTCCAGTGGTGCAgccaa GTGTTCAAGAACCCGTATGAGGTGGTGACCGTGTTGCTGATCCAGACTTTGGGCGCCATGGTTCCCTCGATCCCCGTGTGCCTGAGCACGGCCATGGATCGGGCGGCTCCAGAGAAGTGCCTTGACACCCTGCTGGAGCTCCACCACACCACGCTCACACTGGGACACAACCTTGAGGCCGCCATGATGCCACACATCG GTGAGAATAATCTCCTGAAGGTGAATGAGCTTGTGTGTGCGCTGTACGACCCCTATAAGTCGTATCAGCTGCAGTATGGAGAACTGGAGGAAACGCACCTCCTCATCCAGATCAGTGCTGTGCCTTTG GAGCATGGTGATGTCATTGATTGCGTGGAGGAGCTGAACCACTCTGTCGGGAAGCTGTTTGGCCTGGCAAGTGCCGCTGTGGACCGCTGTGTGAAGCTCACTGATGGCCTAGGCGTGGTCGGCCTCCTCAAGGCTCTCAAAGCGCTCTTCACCAA GTATGTGTCCGACTTCTCCACTACACTGCGGTCCATCAGGAAGAAGTGCAAACTGGAGGACGCACCCACTTCTTCCGTGTTCCGTGAGGACTGGACGGCCTTCCAGAACTCTGTCAG AATCATCGCTACATGTGGCGAGTTACTGAGACAGTGTGGAGCCTTCGAACAGCAGCTGTCAAACAA AATCATGGGCACGGCGGGCAAGTACCTGTCAGAGACATACAGCCCTCGTAGTCTGGCGGGCATCCAGGAAGCCAGTGCCGCCGAGAGGAAGGGCGCCACCAAAAATCCTTGGCAGGAGTACAACTATCTTCACAGGGGCAGCATGACGGACTACAACTGTTTAATGGAAGTGCTCTACTCATTGAAG GAGAAAGGTGCGGGGAACTCCAACCTGTTAGCCGAGCCAAGGGGGACGCTGACCCGCCTCAATCAGCAGGCTCATCAGCTGGCCTTCGACTCTGTCTTTCTACAGATTAAACACCAGCTCTCACCTGTCGCCAAGACAGAA AGTCAAGAGTCACCTGGTTTAGGAGAGAGCTACGCTGAGGACCTGCCTACCTTCAGCCTGTCTCCACAAGAGTACATCACTAAT ATCGGGCAGTACCTGATGTCTCTGCCGCTCCACTTGGAACCCTTTGTGGCGCAAGAGGATCCGGCATTAGAGTTGGCATTGCATGCCGGGAAGTTACCTTTTCCTCCCGAGCAAG GTGATGACCTTCCTGAGCTGGACAACACAGCAGACTACTGGCTGGGCTCCATCGCTCGGGCAACCATGCAGACGTATTGTGACGCCATCCTGCTCATCCCTCAGCTGAACGCACATTCCACCAAACAGCTGGCCACGGATATCG ACTATTTGAGCAACGTGATGGATGCTCTCGGGCTGCAGCCGTCTCGCAGCCTCCAGCATATCGTCACCCTGCTGAGGACCAAGCCAGAAGACTACAAACAAACCTCCAAACAGTTACCTCGGAGACTGGCGTCTACTATCGGCGCCCTCCGCTCCATTGACTTCTAA